A window of Oncorhynchus kisutch isolate 150728-3 linkage group LG10, Okis_V2, whole genome shotgun sequence contains these coding sequences:
- the LOC109897243 gene encoding dual specificity protein phosphatase 16-like has translation MVFYRERENGTRERPPLSLILPHLYLGAETDVTQDCLDARGISYVLSVSCFSPQPTFLPRSQYLRIPIEDSLRDDLLPHIPEALRFIDGAMSSGGSVVVHCAAGISRSPALAVAYIMYNLGMDLDHAYRFVKERRPSISPNFNFLGQLQHFQGTLTQKTSNGNPTIQPIRSLDTCLQPSNENISSDSSVPLSANQIMNIQVNGYVAKDFLEVAKVHNMYNENSTCNTENIEQRSSYSGETQSLSEKPQQDQRSVPSQLTLSLARKHKTLTLNLNHNRNQREAQSQCGAMTPSPNEPATPTPKSNTPQIPTGIASHSEKRKSLTLSLSLIGAIPPTPHQNEPESSNRHSISHKPTQSSVSNNIHKRESEGTSGSKRHGRKPSTMALSSSQTDVQQRERSTSCVKAAGWPNRSSSQTQTQAKVEREGRGQPKREPSRCQSVKKGRPKLTPKTGKDHSKGRAERETLTGSLSSSSVLSQDSIVVDQQVSPAAKLSASAVRAEERVDAEQSLLFPLNLTVNKLLGWGEKMLLGVLFGPRIKMEPAILPYRC, from the exons ATGGTGttctacagggagagagagaacgggacacGCGAGCGTCCACCGCTGTCTCTCATCCTACCGCATCTTTACCTGGGTGCAGAGACGGACGTTACGCAG GATTGCCTCGACGCCCGCGGGATCTCATACGTGCTAAGCGTGAGCTGCTTCAGCCCGCAGCCTACTTTCCTTCCCCGTTCCCAGTACCTTCGCATCCCAATCGAGGACTCTCTCCGAGACGACCTGCTGCCCCATATCCCGGAGGCACTGCGTTTTATCG atgggGCTATGTCATCAGGTGGATCTGTAGTAGTTCATTGTGCTGCAGGAATCTCTCGCTCCCCTGCCCTGGCTGTGGCCTACATTATGTACAACCTGGGGATGGACCTTGACCATGCCTacag GTTTGTGAAAGAGCGCAGGCCTTCGATCTCCCCAAACTTCAATTTTCTGGGTCAGCTACAACACTTCCAAGGAACCCTCACTCAGAAAACCTCTAATGGCAACCCCACTATCCAGCCGATCAGATCACTGGACACATGTCTGCAGCCAAGCAATGAAAACATTAGCAGCgattcctctgtccccctgtcagccaatcagatcaTGAATATTCAGGTCAATGGCTATGTTGCTAAGGACTTTTTAGAGGTTGCTAAAGTGCATAATATGTACAATGAGAATTCCACTTGTAACACAGAGAATATAGAGCAAAGGTCCTCATATTCAGGTGAAACTCAGAGTCTATCAGAGAAGCCACAGCAAGACCAGAGGAGCGTGCCATCACAACTGACGCTGTCTCTCGCCAGAAAACACAAAACGCTCACTCTCAACCTGAACCATAACCGGAACCAGAGGGAGGCCCAGAGCCAATGTGGAGCAATGACTCCAAGCCCCAACGAACCAGCGACACCGACACCAAAGTCCAACACACCACAAATCCCAACAGGCATTGCATCTCACTCTGAGAAGCGCAAGAGCCtcaccctctccctgtctctcattgGTGCAATTCCCCCAACTCCCCACCAGAATGAGCCAGAAAGCAGCAACAGGCACAGCATTAGCCACAAGCCAACGCAGTCCAGCGTTTCTAACAACATCCACAAGAGGGAGTCAGAAGGCACCAGTGGTTCAAAAAGGCACGGCAGAAAGCCTTCAACGATGGccctttcctcctcacagacagatgtacaacagagagagaggagcacatCCTGTGTCAAAGCAGCAGGATGGCCCAATCGCTCCTCCTCCCAAACCCAAACCCAGgcaaaggtagagagagagggaagaggccaGCCTAAAAGAGAGCCCAGCCGCTGTCAGAGCGTGAAGAAGGGGAGGCCTAAATTGACTCCAAAGACAGGGAAGGACCACAGCAAGggaagagcagagagggagacactaaCAGGGAGCCTGAGCAGCAGTTCTGTTTTGAGCCAGGACAGTATCGTAGTTGACCAGCAGGTGTCGCCAGCAGCTAAGCTGTCTGCATCTGCAGTGAGGGCTGAGGAAAGAGTGGATGCCGAACAGAGCCTCCTGTTTCCTCTCAACCTGACTGTCAACAAGCTGCTGGGCTGGGGGGAGAAGATGCTGCTGGGGGTGCTGTTTGGCCCCCGGATCAAAATGGAACCGGCTATTCTGCCCTATAGGTGCTGA